One window of Phycodurus eques isolate BA_2022a chromosome 8, UOR_Pequ_1.1, whole genome shotgun sequence genomic DNA carries:
- the LOC133406621 gene encoding torsin-1A-interacting protein 2-like isoform X2, whose protein sequence is MDTDFSEDTVRRAQRRSTRRQSIGKTLIFEATPRAPLKRSKREKEKKTAASSVPNVNGSRNVENGTEDEESPSKKSRLEEDETSGGSGDKKQMDDHESVLEQNVDHEMDIEEDAVHGRYRPKIALDSIGDVNLSPFVVLGERCHLSDNTDRYLLKPKEVFTKPSAPTRSSGNTHNLQSHKITSMAEYKKEMEAKAKDVPRVNHYSVRSVHAPSVTLHKIRQRANNVPAQKEPIPQKKPEIKKIPGITKRGSEESSRGFLHYFCCLVLLLLLLSSAVLLVYKNKLTSVYQRSAERAGRPSRSVRLEPFADLFSQLEARFHSQRPELWKRSRTHLEKHLKSTKPTEPVSLILTSGRGAQKTLSCLAEGLASAFSSALKASVLLIDGASKAGLESDMVKLDIDGQLQAAFGGNRAAAVIHSLEELPPGSTLIFYRYCDHEHAAYKEVFLLFTVLLPQDAVSGELGVVEELVQDYLKDRLVAPSSHMAFNEMDTDKFGGLWSRISHLVLPVVAEKEVEQNGC, encoded by the exons ATGGATACGGACTTTTCTGAAGATACGGTCCGCCGGGCTCAGAGGAGATCGACGCGAAGGCAGTCCATAGGAAAGA CTCTGATTTTTGAAGCGACCCCGAGAGCTCCTCTTAAGAGGTCTAaaagggagaaagaaaagaagactgCTGCTTCTTCTGTCCCAAATGTTAATGGATCCAGAAATGTGGAGAATGGCACAGAAGATGAAG AGTCCCCCAGCAAGAAGAGTCGACTAGAGGAAGACGAAACGTCGGGTGGCAGCGGTGATAAAAAACAGATGGATGACCATGAATCGGTTCTGGAACAAAATGTAGACCACGAAATGGACATTGAGGAAGATGCCGTCCATGGCCGGTATAGGCCAAAAATAGCACTTG ATTCCATAGGAGATGTGAATTTGTCCCCGTTTGTTGTGCTTGGCGAGCGCTGTCATTTAAGTGACAATACAGACAGATACTTGCTGAAACCCAAAGAAG TGTTCACAAAGCCAAGCGCACCAACAAGATCGTCGGGCAACACACACAATCTGCAAAGCCACAAGATCACCAGCATGGCCGAGTACAAGAAGGAGATGGAGGCTAAAGCCAAAG ATGTCCCCAGAGTCAACCACTACAGTGTCCGAAGTGTGCATGCACCCTCTGTGACATTGCACAAGATACGACAGAGAGCTAATAACGTTCCGGCTCAGAAAGAACCCATCCCGCAAAAGAAACCAG aaattaaaaaaataccaggGATTACCAAGAGAGGCTCTGAAGAATCATCACGAG GATTCCTTCATTATTTCTGCTGCTTGGTtctgctcctgctgctgctcagCTCTGCTGTGCTGCTGGTCTACAAGAACAAGCTGACCTCCGTGTACCAGAGGTCTGCAGAACGAGCTGGGCGTCCATCCAGGTCTGTGAGGCTCGAGCCATTCGCGGATCTCTTCTCTCAACTGGAGGCTCGTTTCCACAGTCAAAGACCCGAACTGTGGAAGAGGAGCAGGACCCACTTGGAGAAGCACCTCAAAAGCACCAAGCCCACAGAGCCTGTCAGTCTGATTCTGACATCAGGCCGCGGCGCTCAAAAGACACTGTCCTGCCTGGCCGAGGGCTTGGCCTCTGCCTTCTCCTCGGCCCTCAAGGCTTCCGTGCTCCTCATCGACGGAGCCAGCAAAGCTGGCCTGGAGAGCGACATGGTGAAGCTGGACATTGACGGGCAGCTGCAGGCAGCCTTTGGCGGAAACCGAGCGGCGGCTGTCATCCACAGCTTGGAGGAGCTGCCGCCTGGCTCCACCCTCATTTTTTATCGCTACTGTGACCACGAACATGCCGCCTACAAGGAGGTCTTCCTATTGTTTACCGTGCTGCTACCTCAGGACGCGGTCAGCGGGGAGCTCGGGGTTGTCGAGGAGCTGGTTCAGGACTATCTTAAGGACAGGCTAGTGGCCCCAAGCAGCCACATGGCCTTTAATGAGATGGACACGGACAAGTTTGGCGGACTGTGGAGCCGGATCTCTCACCTTGTTCTGCCTGTAGTTGCCGAGAAGGAAGTAGAGCAGAACGGATGCTGA
- the xcr1a.1 gene encoding chemokine (C motif) receptor 1a, duplicate 1 isoform X1, translating into MNDSDTSYDYNYEDEVCEKGEVIQFGSFVVPVFFSVVITLSLIGNLLVLVILALYENLKSLTNILILNLAVSDLLFTSGLPFWTIYHMWGWLFHKALCKIVTFVFFVGFYSSVLFLTIMTVYRYLTVVRPLSDLRPRNVKVGVLVSVLLWIVSIGAAVPSLLFSTVVSIPGKDKPSLGCEYEDDLWATVGVSQQNLFFLVASVVMAFCYCKILGRITRTRSHTKTRAVKLVLCIVAVFFLGWVPYNVVIFLRLLSNKLVPPFEDCNVSIRLDYAFYVCRLIAFSHCFLNPVFYALVGVRFRGHLKTMFSKMFRGPSTVETEQGRVRNFISQGSMY; encoded by the coding sequence ATGAATGACTCAGACACTTCCTACGACTACAACTATGAAGATGAAGTATGCGAAAAAGGCGAGGTGATCCAATTCGGCTCCTTTGTGGTTCCTGTTTTCTTCTCTGTTGTGATCACGCTGAGCCTCATCGGAAACCTCCTGGTCCTCGTCATCCTGGCTTTGTACGAGAACCTCAAATCCCTCACCAACATTCTAATCCTCAATCTGGCCGTGTCCGACCTGCTTTTCACCAGCGGTCTCCCCTTCTGGACCATCTACCACATGTGGGGCTGGCTGTTCCACAAGGCCCTCTGCAAAATCGTcacttttgtcttctttgtcGGCTTTTACAGCAGCGTACTCTTCCTCACCATCATGACCGTCTACAGATACCTGACCGTGGTCCGCCCGCTGTCCGACCTGAGACCACGAAACGTCAAAGTGGGGGTTTTGGTGTCCGTCCTGCTGTGGATCGTCAGCATCGGGGCGGCCGTGCCCTCGCTGCTCTTCAGTACCGTCGTCTCTATCCCCGGCAAGGACAAACCATCCTTGGGCTGTGAATACGAGGATGACCTGTGGGCAACGGTTGGCGTTTCCCAACAGAACCTCTTCTTCTTGGTCGCTTCTGTGGTGATGGCTTTCTGCTACTGCAAAATACTGGGCAGAATCACGAGAACCAGATCGCACACGAAGACCCGAGCAGTGAAACTCGTCTTGTGCATCGTGGCCGTCTTCTTCCTGGGCTGGGTGCCATACAATGTGGTGATCTTTCTGAGGCTTTTGTCCAACAAGTTGGTTCCGCCTTTTGAAGACTGCAACGTAAGTATCCGACTCGATTATGCGTTCTACGTGTGCCGGCTCATTGCCTTCTCTCACTGCTTCCTCAACCCCGTCTTTTACGCATTGGTCGGCGTGAGGTTCAGGGGTCACCTGAAGACAATGTTCAGTAAAATGTTCAGAGGACCAAGCACGGTTGAGACAGAGCAGGGACGGGTGCGAAACTTTATCTCACAGGGATCAATGTATTAG
- the LOC133406489 gene encoding torsin-1A-interacting protein 2-like isoform X2 yields MAEPLDPADHLQQEEAAGIKGEDNQSTVKITQQQHCLDSDEPDERTVPLTDGWSQGAQRDEEPTMKEEFAAGVDQLGDEEAPEHTTPATDGDTNHDHADDPIERLQEDLLFLNDTTNDDQKESRIWNPEEEETTQVPRKASMEEMMDDRSTEVEAIGPTTQETTDLEVTGQPGVKRYLIGIGILLALVAMVVQHVLSPEPPPPSVTFLRKLEKVESRFPRQRPELWNRSRIHLKRHLLTQRPSQPVSLILTAGVAGRQTLRCLARDLASAFSSSLNGSVLHIDGASRAGEDSDQVKLDIDGQLQWAFEGDKPVAVIHRFEQLPPGSTLIFYRYCDHENAAYKKTFLIFTVLLEEEEDIPAGTSLSAVEEMVDDHLQRKFLSHSRPLAFDRMDLDKYSGLWSRISHLILPVAAEAWTAHESCW; encoded by the exons ATGGCAGAACCACTAGACCCAGCTGACCATCTCCaacaagaagaagcagcag GTATCAAGGGAGAGGACAATCAGTCTACTGTGAAGATTACGCAGCAGCAACATTGTTTAG ATAGCGATGAGCCTGACGAGAGGACGGTACCTCTGACTGATGGGTGGAGTCAAG GAGCACAGAGAGATGAGGAACCAACAATGAAAGAAGAGTTTGCTG CTGGGGTGGACCAACTGGGGGATGAGGAGGCACCGGAGCACACCACACCAGCAACAGATGGCGACACAAACCATGATCATGCAGACGATCCCATAGAAAGGCTCCAGGAAGACCTTCTGTTCCTTAATGACACAACTAATGATGATCAAAAAG AATCCAGAATTTGGAATCCCGAGGAAGAAGAGACCACACAGGTGCCACGGAAAGCCTCAATGGAGGAGATGATGGATGATCGGAGTACGGAGGTGGAGGCCATTGGCCCGACCACTCAGGAAACAACTGATTTAGAAGTTACTGGACAACCCGGAG TAAAAAGATACCTGATCGGCATCGGCATACTGTTGGCCCTCGTCGCCATGGTAGTGCAGCATGTCCTCAGCCCCGAGCCCCCGCCTCCGAGCGTCACCTTTCTCAGGAAGCTGGAAAAAGTCGAGTCTCGCTTCCCTCGCCAGCGTCCCGAGCTGTGGAACCGGAGCCGGATCCACCTGAAGAGGCACCTCCTGACCCAACGTCCCAGCCAGCCCGTCAGTCTGATCCTGACGGCGGGCGTCGCGGGCCGCCAGACGCTCCGCTGTTTGGCCCGCGACCTGGCCTCCGCCTTCTCCTCCTCGCTGAACGGCTCCGTGCTGCACATAGATGGCGCCAGCAGAGCCGGAGAGGACAGCGACCAGGTGAAGCTGGACATCGACGGCCAGCTGCAGTGGGCCTTTGAAGGAGACAAACCCGTGGCGGTGATTCACCGCTTCGAGCAGCTGCCACCGGGCTCCACCCTCATTTTCTACCGCTACTGTGATCACGAGAACGCGGCGTACAAGAAGACGTTCCTCATCTTCACAGTCCtactggaggaagaggaggatatCCCTGCCGGGACTTCTTTGAGCGCCGTGGAAGAGATGGTAGACGACCACCTCCAGAGGAAGTTCCTCTCGCACAGTCGTCCCCTGGCCTTCGACAGGATGGACCTGGACAAGTACAGCGGACTGTGGAGCCGCATTTCTCACCTCATCCTTCCTGTTGCTGCGGAAGCGTGGACGGCGCACGAAAGCTGCTGGTGA
- the xcr1a.1 gene encoding chemokine (C motif) receptor 1a, duplicate 1 isoform X2, with protein sequence MNDSDTSYDYNYEDEVCEKGEVIQFGSFVVPVFFSVVITLSLIGNLLVLVILAFSVLFLTIMTVYRYLTVVRPLSDLRPRNVKVGVLVSVLLWIVSIGAAVPSLLFSTVVSIPGKDKPSLGCEYEDDLWATVGVSQQNLFFLVASVVMAFCYCKILGRITRTRSHTKTRAVKLVLCIVAVFFLGWVPYNVVIFLRLLSNKLVPPFEDCNVSIRLDYAFYVCRLIAFSHCFLNPVFYALVGVRFRGHLKTMFSKMFRGPSTVETEQGRVRNFISQGSMY encoded by the exons ATGAATGACTCAGACACTTCCTACGACTACAACTATGAAGATGAAGTATGCGAAAAAGGCGAGGTGATCCAATTCGGCTCCTTTGTGGTTCCTGTTTTCTTCTCTGTTGTGATCACGCTGAGCCTCATCGGAAACCTCCTGGTCCTCGTCATCCTGGCTTT CAGCGTACTCTTCCTCACCATCATGACCGTCTACAGATACCTGACCGTGGTCCGCCCGCTGTCCGACCTGAGACCACGAAACGTCAAAGTGGGGGTTTTGGTGTCCGTCCTGCTGTGGATCGTCAGCATCGGGGCGGCCGTGCCCTCGCTGCTCTTCAGTACCGTCGTCTCTATCCCCGGCAAGGACAAACCATCCTTGGGCTGTGAATACGAGGATGACCTGTGGGCAACGGTTGGCGTTTCCCAACAGAACCTCTTCTTCTTGGTCGCTTCTGTGGTGATGGCTTTCTGCTACTGCAAAATACTGGGCAGAATCACGAGAACCAGATCGCACACGAAGACCCGAGCAGTGAAACTCGTCTTGTGCATCGTGGCCGTCTTCTTCCTGGGCTGGGTGCCATACAATGTGGTGATCTTTCTGAGGCTTTTGTCCAACAAGTTGGTTCCGCCTTTTGAAGACTGCAACGTAAGTATCCGACTCGATTATGCGTTCTACGTGTGCCGGCTCATTGCCTTCTCTCACTGCTTCCTCAACCCCGTCTTTTACGCATTGGTCGGCGTGAGGTTCAGGGGTCACCTGAAGACAATGTTCAGTAAAATGTTCAGAGGACCAAGCACGGTTGAGACAGAGCAGGGACGGGTGCGAAACTTTATCTCACAGGGATCAATGTATTAG
- the LOC133406489 gene encoding torsin-1A-interacting protein 2-like isoform X1 has translation MAEPLDPADHLQQEEAAGIKGEDNQSTVKITQQQHCLDSDEPDERTVPLTDGWSQGELLNELYVEKGTIPPTDLAGHGDDNNDCKGAQRDEEPTMKEEFAAGVDQLGDEEAPEHTTPATDGDTNHDHADDPIERLQEDLLFLNDTTNDDQKESRIWNPEEEETTQVPRKASMEEMMDDRSTEVEAIGPTTQETTDLEVTGQPGVKRYLIGIGILLALVAMVVQHVLSPEPPPPSVTFLRKLEKVESRFPRQRPELWNRSRIHLKRHLLTQRPSQPVSLILTAGVAGRQTLRCLARDLASAFSSSLNGSVLHIDGASRAGEDSDQVKLDIDGQLQWAFEGDKPVAVIHRFEQLPPGSTLIFYRYCDHENAAYKKTFLIFTVLLEEEEDIPAGTSLSAVEEMVDDHLQRKFLSHSRPLAFDRMDLDKYSGLWSRISHLILPVAAEAWTAHESCW, from the exons ATGGCAGAACCACTAGACCCAGCTGACCATCTCCaacaagaagaagcagcag GTATCAAGGGAGAGGACAATCAGTCTACTGTGAAGATTACGCAGCAGCAACATTGTTTAG ATAGCGATGAGCCTGACGAGAGGACGGTACCTCTGACTGATGGGTGGAGTCAAGGTGAGTTGTTGAACGAGCTGTATGTGGAGAAGGGCACCATCCCTCCAACTGACCTCGCTGGGCATGGTGATGACAATAATGATTGCAAAGGAGCACAGAGAGATGAGGAACCAACAATGAAAGAAGAGTTTGCTG CTGGGGTGGACCAACTGGGGGATGAGGAGGCACCGGAGCACACCACACCAGCAACAGATGGCGACACAAACCATGATCATGCAGACGATCCCATAGAAAGGCTCCAGGAAGACCTTCTGTTCCTTAATGACACAACTAATGATGATCAAAAAG AATCCAGAATTTGGAATCCCGAGGAAGAAGAGACCACACAGGTGCCACGGAAAGCCTCAATGGAGGAGATGATGGATGATCGGAGTACGGAGGTGGAGGCCATTGGCCCGACCACTCAGGAAACAACTGATTTAGAAGTTACTGGACAACCCGGAG TAAAAAGATACCTGATCGGCATCGGCATACTGTTGGCCCTCGTCGCCATGGTAGTGCAGCATGTCCTCAGCCCCGAGCCCCCGCCTCCGAGCGTCACCTTTCTCAGGAAGCTGGAAAAAGTCGAGTCTCGCTTCCCTCGCCAGCGTCCCGAGCTGTGGAACCGGAGCCGGATCCACCTGAAGAGGCACCTCCTGACCCAACGTCCCAGCCAGCCCGTCAGTCTGATCCTGACGGCGGGCGTCGCGGGCCGCCAGACGCTCCGCTGTTTGGCCCGCGACCTGGCCTCCGCCTTCTCCTCCTCGCTGAACGGCTCCGTGCTGCACATAGATGGCGCCAGCAGAGCCGGAGAGGACAGCGACCAGGTGAAGCTGGACATCGACGGCCAGCTGCAGTGGGCCTTTGAAGGAGACAAACCCGTGGCGGTGATTCACCGCTTCGAGCAGCTGCCACCGGGCTCCACCCTCATTTTCTACCGCTACTGTGATCACGAGAACGCGGCGTACAAGAAGACGTTCCTCATCTTCACAGTCCtactggaggaagaggaggatatCCCTGCCGGGACTTCTTTGAGCGCCGTGGAAGAGATGGTAGACGACCACCTCCAGAGGAAGTTCCTCTCGCACAGTCGTCCCCTGGCCTTCGACAGGATGGACCTGGACAAGTACAGCGGACTGTGGAGCCGCATTTCTCACCTCATCCTTCCTGTTGCTGCGGAAGCGTGGACGGCGCACGAAAGCTGCTGGTGA
- the LOC133406621 gene encoding torsin-1A-interacting protein 2-like isoform X1, with the protein MDTDFSEDTVRRAQRRSTRRQSIGKTLIFEATPRAPLKRSKREKEKKTAASSVPNVNGSRNVENGTEDEESPSKKSRLEEDETSGGSGDKKQMDDHESVLEQNVDHEMDIEEDAVHGRYRPKIALDSIGDVNLSPFVVLGERCHLSDNTDRYLLKPKEVFTKPSAPTRSSGNTHNLQSHKITSMAEYKKEMEAKAKGSDVPRVNHYSVRSVHAPSVTLHKIRQRANNVPAQKEPIPQKKPEIKKIPGITKRGSEESSRGFLHYFCCLVLLLLLLSSAVLLVYKNKLTSVYQRSAERAGRPSRSVRLEPFADLFSQLEARFHSQRPELWKRSRTHLEKHLKSTKPTEPVSLILTSGRGAQKTLSCLAEGLASAFSSALKASVLLIDGASKAGLESDMVKLDIDGQLQAAFGGNRAAAVIHSLEELPPGSTLIFYRYCDHEHAAYKEVFLLFTVLLPQDAVSGELGVVEELVQDYLKDRLVAPSSHMAFNEMDTDKFGGLWSRISHLVLPVVAEKEVEQNGC; encoded by the exons ATGGATACGGACTTTTCTGAAGATACGGTCCGCCGGGCTCAGAGGAGATCGACGCGAAGGCAGTCCATAGGAAAGA CTCTGATTTTTGAAGCGACCCCGAGAGCTCCTCTTAAGAGGTCTAaaagggagaaagaaaagaagactgCTGCTTCTTCTGTCCCAAATGTTAATGGATCCAGAAATGTGGAGAATGGCACAGAAGATGAAG AGTCCCCCAGCAAGAAGAGTCGACTAGAGGAAGACGAAACGTCGGGTGGCAGCGGTGATAAAAAACAGATGGATGACCATGAATCGGTTCTGGAACAAAATGTAGACCACGAAATGGACATTGAGGAAGATGCCGTCCATGGCCGGTATAGGCCAAAAATAGCACTTG ATTCCATAGGAGATGTGAATTTGTCCCCGTTTGTTGTGCTTGGCGAGCGCTGTCATTTAAGTGACAATACAGACAGATACTTGCTGAAACCCAAAGAAG TGTTCACAAAGCCAAGCGCACCAACAAGATCGTCGGGCAACACACACAATCTGCAAAGCCACAAGATCACCAGCATGGCCGAGTACAAGAAGGAGATGGAGGCTAAAGCCAAAGGTTCTG ATGTCCCCAGAGTCAACCACTACAGTGTCCGAAGTGTGCATGCACCCTCTGTGACATTGCACAAGATACGACAGAGAGCTAATAACGTTCCGGCTCAGAAAGAACCCATCCCGCAAAAGAAACCAG aaattaaaaaaataccaggGATTACCAAGAGAGGCTCTGAAGAATCATCACGAG GATTCCTTCATTATTTCTGCTGCTTGGTtctgctcctgctgctgctcagCTCTGCTGTGCTGCTGGTCTACAAGAACAAGCTGACCTCCGTGTACCAGAGGTCTGCAGAACGAGCTGGGCGTCCATCCAGGTCTGTGAGGCTCGAGCCATTCGCGGATCTCTTCTCTCAACTGGAGGCTCGTTTCCACAGTCAAAGACCCGAACTGTGGAAGAGGAGCAGGACCCACTTGGAGAAGCACCTCAAAAGCACCAAGCCCACAGAGCCTGTCAGTCTGATTCTGACATCAGGCCGCGGCGCTCAAAAGACACTGTCCTGCCTGGCCGAGGGCTTGGCCTCTGCCTTCTCCTCGGCCCTCAAGGCTTCCGTGCTCCTCATCGACGGAGCCAGCAAAGCTGGCCTGGAGAGCGACATGGTGAAGCTGGACATTGACGGGCAGCTGCAGGCAGCCTTTGGCGGAAACCGAGCGGCGGCTGTCATCCACAGCTTGGAGGAGCTGCCGCCTGGCTCCACCCTCATTTTTTATCGCTACTGTGACCACGAACATGCCGCCTACAAGGAGGTCTTCCTATTGTTTACCGTGCTGCTACCTCAGGACGCGGTCAGCGGGGAGCTCGGGGTTGTCGAGGAGCTGGTTCAGGACTATCTTAAGGACAGGCTAGTGGCCCCAAGCAGCCACATGGCCTTTAATGAGATGGACACGGACAAGTTTGGCGGACTGTGGAGCCGGATCTCTCACCTTGTTCTGCCTGTAGTTGCCGAGAAGGAAGTAGAGCAGAACGGATGCTGA